The following coding sequences lie in one Cydia strobilella chromosome 16, ilCydStro3.1, whole genome shotgun sequence genomic window:
- the LOC134748407 gene encoding uncharacterized protein LOC134748407 — MLIPFVLLSLFTWTLTGASSDCRLRSVNVRQDGGLCFEVLPWQLQPVDLDNHLNHMRQKLRNRTPTEYRKVSPRQALVNSEVSRYVDTVLAPFLDAYHRNIQTSYQQFTAKLLRRIKEEINQAVQKKQKLYDEFIKLANKLNVPASCDEERRAARTLASQHVSDIHKCVEAARDGIAQMGVYADEMIQLTRQHMQAQLNDATRSFNEGTVVIPKGDVPACMQELSRAAANLGYELDLTLTNARRFNEQACEQLSTCSTHARRVSDEAAAKLREQLYQCVYA; from the exons ATGTTGATACCTTTTGTATTACTGAGCTTGTTCACGTGGACGCTCACAGGAGCCAGCAGTGATTGTAGG ctGAGAAGCGTAAACGTGCGGCAAGATGGTGGACTATGCTTCGAGGTCCTTCCATGGCAGCTGCAGCCAGTGGACCTGGACAACCATTTGAACCATATGCGACAAAAGCTGAGAAACAGAACTCCTACGGAGTACAGGAAGGTGTCTCCTCGCCAAGCACTAGTTAATAG cGAAGTATCCCGATACGTTGACACGGTTCTGGCACCATTCCTAGATGCTTACCACAGGAACATCCAGACCTCGTACCAGCAGTTCACAGCGAAGCTGTTGCGCCGGATTAAAGAGGAGATCAATCAGGCGGTGCAGAAGAAACAGAAATTATACGATGAGTTTATCAAGCTGGCTAATAAGCTCAATGTGCCGG CATCTTGTGATGAAGAACGCCGCGCCGCACGCACCCTGGCTAGCCAACACGTCTCCGATATCCACAAGTGCGTGGAGGCAGCCAGAGACGGCATCGCTCAGATGGGCGTATACGCTGATGAAATGATACAATTAACCAGACAACACATGCAAGCACAATTAAATGATGCTACAAGGTCGTTTAATGAGGGCACTGTGGTTATACCGAA GGGTGACGTACCAGCCTGCATGCAAGAATTATCCCGCGCGGCAGCCAACCTCGGATACGAGTTGGATCTGACACTGACGAATGCCCGCCg GTTCAACGAGCAAGCCTGCGAGCAGCTCTCTACGTGCAGCACTCACGCGCGCCGCGTCTCGGATGAGGCGGCTGCTAAATTAAGAGAACAGTTGTATCAATGCGTGTATGCTTAG